In one window of Pristiophorus japonicus isolate sPriJap1 chromosome 9, sPriJap1.hap1, whole genome shotgun sequence DNA:
- the LOC139273598 gene encoding histone H4-like, which translates to MTGRGKGGKGLGKGRAKRHRKVLRDNIQGITKPAIRRLTRRGGVKRISGLIDEETRGLLKIFLENVIRDAITYTEHAKRKTVTAMDVVYALKRQDRTLYGFGG; encoded by the coding sequence ATGACTGGaagaggtaaaggaggcaaaggactgggtaaaggcagagccaaacggcaccgtaaagtgctccgtgataacatccagggcatcaccaaaccagccatccgccgcctgACTCgtcgtggcggtgtcaagcggatctcgggcctgatcgaCGAGGAGACCCGCGGGCTGCTGAagattttcctggagaatgtgatccggGATGCGATCACCTACACTgaacacgccaagcgcaagacggtcactgccatggatgtggtgtatgctCTGAAACGGCAGGACCGCacactctatggattcggcggctga
- the LOC139273587 gene encoding oocyte zinc finger protein XlCOF19-like: MEKPWKCGDWEGIQLSLCAGNSSTPSQRREAIHLPRVWEGIHSFIQPAGTRANSHWGEAVYLSRVWERLHSVIQSAIHQCTHTGERPFICSECGNGFTCLSNLLTHQRVHTGERPFICSECGKAFIRSSNLLEHQRIHTGEKPFICSECGKGFTDSSTLLKHQRIHTGERPFTCSECGKGFTQSSNLLRHQRAHK; this comes from the coding sequence atggagaaaccgtggaaatgtggagactgggaagggattcaattgtccctctgcgctggaaactcatcgacgccgtcacaacggagagaggccattcacctgccccgtgtgtgggaagggattcactcgttcatccaacctgctggtacacgagcgaattcacactggggagaggccgtttacctctcCCGTGTGTGGGAAcggcttcactcagtcatccaatctGCGATACACcaatgcactcacactggggagaggccattcatctgctccgagtgtggtaACGGCTTCACTtgtttatccaacctgctgacacaccagcgagttcacactggggagaggccgttcatctgttctgaatgtgggaaggccttcattcgatcatccaacctgctggaacaccagcgaattcacactggagagaagccattcatctgctctgaatgtgggaagggattcactgattcatccaccctgctgaaacaccaacgcattcacactggggagaggccattcacctgctctgagtgtgggaagggattcactcagtcatccaacctgctgagacaccagcgagctcacaagtga